From one Mycolicibacterium sp. HK-90 genomic stretch:
- the eccE gene encoding type VII secretion protein EccE has translation MRPLTFAAKLTTAGETGPQRLVPLVDLIALQILVVAGIVVALGIHRPGWQGAAVGLVLALLLVTPVASGTTVPRALALRWGYVRNRRRRAGKSSPGSLPSEPFDVPTPDGVQVGFRWNGATLLSLLKIDENPRALTVLEPGVTVSGEMVPVQALLDCLRQFDITLESIDIISQGARSAGHTDVAAVYDSVLGPLPAIAQRTVWVAVRFNPSRCAEAVRRRGGGRDGILRAATTATRRVANRLAEAGLQPQFLSASGIAAATNQLSDGVNLGTVEETWEDCREGQFRLSSFAVQPHMLTTAGLGLLWTVPSYSTTVCLSLREDAEADLIQVRGLARFDSDVRVPTQLRGLVPLHGQQFSALAATLPIPTVPGARQIEHWASGRRADALSELAVPASGCGQVIGADEQGRAVALPVFGPQIRRVEIAGTLHLAQQVVLRSLALGARVLVHTRRPALWRDMVEVVGRHDLLWVADFNRRAIQAGAERNYTVEMFDGVPEQSVRIGVTAMVLAPPHTPSSDQADVFLDLISLEHDTVKVSTQAGSAMVTMVATDDEMRYLRASANSID, from the coding sequence ATGCGGCCATTGACTTTCGCAGCAAAGCTGACCACCGCCGGTGAAACCGGCCCGCAGCGGCTCGTCCCCTTGGTCGATCTGATCGCCCTGCAAATCCTCGTGGTGGCCGGCATCGTCGTCGCCCTGGGCATCCACCGGCCCGGCTGGCAGGGTGCGGCGGTGGGCCTGGTGCTGGCCCTGCTGCTGGTGACGCCCGTGGCCTCGGGTACCACGGTGCCGCGGGCTCTCGCGCTGCGCTGGGGATATGTGCGCAACCGGCGTCGCCGAGCGGGCAAGTCCTCGCCCGGCTCGCTGCCTTCCGAACCGTTCGACGTGCCGACACCCGACGGGGTGCAGGTCGGATTCCGTTGGAACGGCGCGACTTTGCTGTCGCTGCTCAAGATCGACGAAAACCCCAGGGCTTTGACGGTATTGGAACCCGGCGTCACGGTTTCCGGAGAGATGGTCCCGGTGCAGGCCCTGCTGGACTGCCTGCGCCAATTCGACATCACGCTCGAGTCCATCGACATCATCAGCCAAGGCGCCCGGTCGGCTGGTCACACCGACGTCGCCGCGGTCTACGACTCGGTGCTCGGACCGCTGCCGGCCATCGCGCAGCGCACCGTATGGGTTGCCGTGCGGTTCAACCCGTCCCGGTGCGCGGAGGCGGTGCGGCGCCGCGGCGGGGGCCGTGACGGCATCCTGCGGGCGGCCACGACGGCGACCCGGCGGGTAGCCAACCGGCTGGCCGAGGCCGGTCTGCAACCGCAGTTCCTGTCCGCGAGCGGCATCGCGGCCGCCACCAACCAGCTCAGCGACGGGGTCAACCTCGGCACCGTCGAGGAGACCTGGGAGGACTGCCGGGAGGGCCAGTTCCGGCTGTCCAGCTTCGCGGTGCAGCCGCACATGCTGACCACCGCGGGCCTCGGTCTGTTGTGGACGGTGCCGAGCTACTCCACCACGGTGTGCCTGTCCCTGCGCGAGGACGCCGAGGCGGATCTGATCCAGGTCCGTGGCCTGGCCCGCTTCGACAGTGACGTGCGCGTCCCCACCCAACTGCGCGGGCTGGTCCCGCTGCACGGCCAGCAGTTCTCCGCACTGGCGGCCACCCTGCCGATCCCCACGGTGCCCGGAGCGCGGCAGATCGAACACTGGGCATCAGGCCGTCGCGCCGACGCGCTGAGTGAATTGGCGGTGCCCGCCTCGGGCTGCGGTCAGGTGATCGGCGCCGACGAACAGGGCCGGGCGGTCGCACTGCCGGTGTTCGGCCCGCAGATCCGCCGGGTGGAGATCGCCGGCACCCTGCACCTGGCCCAGCAGGTGGTGTTGCGCTCGTTGGCCCTCGGTGCCCGGGTGCTCGTGCACACCCGGCGCCCCGCCTTGTGGCGCGACATGGTCGAGGTCGTCGGTCGTCATGACCTGCTGTGGGTCGCCGACTTCAACCGGCGCGCCATCCAGGCCGGCGCGGAGCGCAACTACACCGTGGAGATGTTCGACGGGGTACCCGAGCAGTCGGTGCGCATCGGCGTCACCGCCATGGTCCTCGCCCCGCCGCACACGCCGTCGTCGGACCAGGCCGACGTGTTCCTCGATCTGATCTCGCTGGAGCACGACACCGTCAAGGTCAGCACCCAGGCCGGCTCGGCGATGGTCACCATGGTCGCGACCGATGACGAGATGAGATATCTGCGGGCTTCGGCCAACAGCATCGACTGA